Genomic window (Streptomyces liliiviolaceus):
CGTCGGCCAGGACGCCTTGAACTCCTGCCGCCAGTTCGGCCAGGCGTGCGTTCCCCCGCTGTAGAAGTGCACCTGGGCCGGGATGCCCAGGGCGTCCAACTGCGCGGTGAAACGGTGGGCTTGAGCCCAGAGCGTGCCTTCCAGGAGGGCGCCTTCGAGATTGCCGAAGTCGCCGCCCGGCAGACCGCTGCCTTGCGAGATGTACAGTCCGGTGCCCTGGAGGGCGCGTGCCTGCGCGTAGGGGTTGTGCCGGTTCCAGTTGTCCCGGTTGAGCAGATAGCTGCCCCACAGGGTCAGCGGGAGCAGCAGTTCCCGGGCGACGATGGCGTTGAGCACGGTCGGCATGCCGAGGGCCGTGGTGTCGAGGATCCCGCTGTACGAGGCCGCCGCGCCGAAGGTGCCGGGGTGCCGTGCGGCGAAGGCCAGGGCGCCGTAGCCGCCGGTGGACACCCCGGCGACGGCGCGCTTCGTCCCGGCCCTGAACCGCTGCTGCAGTACGCCCATCAACTCGTCGACCTGGAAGGTCTCGTAGTCCGGCGCGCCCGCGCTGCCGTAGTTCCACCAGTCGGTGGGGATGCCGGTGGGTCC
Coding sequences:
- a CDS encoding alpha/beta hydrolase; translated protein: MTRKRRCAALAVTTALLGTGAVLTAPPTVAAPVAPVAPTAAAAPVAEAAATATVVGETWLDARTVDLTIASPAVGASLPVRVVLPTGYAAQPDRTWPVLYLLQGAHDDYTSWTRETDAVDFLAGQDVLTVMPSSGPTGIPTDWWNYGSAGAPDYETFQVDELMGVLQQRFRAGTKRAVAGVSTGGYGALAFAARHPGTFGAAASYSGILDTTALGMPTVLNAIVARELLLPLTLWGSYLLNRDNWNRHNPYAQARALQGTGLYISQGSGLPGGDFGNLEGALLEGTLWAQAHRFTAQLDALGIPAQVHFYSGGTHAWPNWRQEFKASWPTLAQGLGLS